From one Bacteroides fragilis NCTC 9343 genomic stretch:
- a CDS encoding bifunctional UDP-N-acetylmuramoyl-tripeptide:D-alanyl-D-alanine ligase/alanine racemase, which produces MSYTIESIVEKIGARRLGNKPAAIDWLLTDSRSLCFPEETLFFAIPTKRNNGARYIPDLYERGVRNFVVTSEDFKGLTMDSEQLKVTMAQECNFLIVPNTLKALQKLAEQHRGSFQIPVVGITGSNGKTIVKEWLHQLLSPDRVIVRSPRSYNSQIGVPLSVWQMNEESELGIFEAGISEMGEMRPLQNMIKPTIGILTNIGGAHQENFFSLQEKCMEKLSLFKDCDVVIYNGDNEMISNCVGKSMLTAREIAWSMRDIERPLYISRVEKKEDHTVISYRYLEMDNTFCIPFIDDASIENSLNCLAACLYLMVPADQITERMARLEPVAMRLEVKDGKNNCILINDSYNSDLASLDIALDFLYRRSQSKGLKRTLILSDILETGQSTTTLYRKVAQLVHSRGIEKIIGVGAEISSCASKFDIEKYFFPDTKALLASDVIKKLRNEIILIKGSRNFGFDLVSEELELKVHETILEVNLGAMVANLNHYRSMLKPETKMVCMVKASAYGAGSYEIAKTLQEHHADYLAVAVADEGSDLRKAGITASIIIMDPELTAFKTMFDYKLEPEVYNFHLLDALIKAAEKEGITNFPIHVKLDTGMHRLGFEEKDIPQLIRRLKNQNALIPRSVFSHFVGSDSAQFDAFTRQQIERYEKMSKELQDAFPHKILRHICNTAGIERFPGAQFDMVRLGIGLYGISPIDNSIINNVSTLKTTILQIRDVAEEDTVGYSRKGHLIRPSRIAAIPIGYADGLNRHLGCGHGYCLVNGKKAPYVGNICMDVCMIDVTDIDCREGDQAIIFGDELPITVLSDALETIPYEVLTGISTRVKRVYYQD; this is translated from the coding sequence ATGTCATATACAATTGAATCAATCGTTGAAAAAATAGGTGCACGGCGTCTGGGAAACAAGCCTGCTGCCATCGACTGGCTACTGACTGACAGCCGTTCGTTATGTTTTCCGGAAGAGACCCTCTTTTTTGCCATTCCCACCAAAAGGAACAACGGCGCACGCTACATCCCTGACCTTTATGAACGGGGAGTGCGCAATTTTGTAGTCACAAGCGAAGATTTCAAAGGGCTCACCATGGACAGTGAGCAACTAAAAGTGACAATGGCTCAGGAATGCAATTTCCTTATTGTCCCCAATACTTTAAAAGCACTTCAGAAATTGGCCGAACAACACCGTGGTTCCTTCCAGATTCCGGTAGTCGGCATTACGGGCAGCAATGGAAAGACCATTGTAAAAGAATGGCTTCACCAATTGCTCAGCCCCGACCGGGTTATCGTGCGTTCACCGCGCAGCTACAATTCGCAAATCGGTGTCCCGCTGTCAGTCTGGCAAATGAACGAGGAATCCGAACTGGGCATTTTCGAAGCCGGCATTTCGGAAATGGGCGAAATGCGTCCGTTACAGAATATGATTAAGCCGACAATAGGCATCCTGACCAACATTGGCGGAGCACATCAGGAAAACTTCTTTTCACTGCAAGAGAAGTGCATGGAAAAACTAAGCCTGTTTAAAGATTGCGACGTAGTCATTTACAATGGCGACAACGAAATGATAAGCAACTGCGTAGGAAAGTCAATGCTGACTGCCCGTGAAATCGCATGGAGCATGAGGGATATCGAACGTCCGCTCTATATCAGCAGGGTTGAGAAGAAAGAAGATCATACCGTCATCTCCTACCGCTATCTGGAGATGGACAATACATTCTGTATTCCCTTTATCGATGATGCTTCCATAGAGAACTCACTGAACTGCCTCGCTGCCTGCCTGTACCTGATGGTACCGGCCGACCAGATCACCGAACGAATGGCCCGGCTCGAACCTGTAGCGATGCGCCTTGAAGTAAAAGACGGAAAGAACAACTGTATCTTGATCAATGACAGTTATAATTCGGACCTTGCTTCGCTGGATATCGCTCTCGACTTTCTTTACCGGCGTTCGCAGTCAAAAGGCCTAAAGCGCACTTTGATCCTTTCGGATATCCTGGAAACCGGACAAAGCACGACAACACTCTACCGCAAAGTGGCACAACTGGTTCACAGCCGCGGCATTGAAAAGATTATCGGTGTAGGTGCCGAAATATCCTCATGCGCATCAAAGTTTGATATAGAAAAATATTTCTTCCCCGATACCAAGGCACTTCTGGCATCAGATGTAATTAAGAAACTCAGAAATGAAATCATCCTGATAAAAGGCTCCCGCAACTTCGGTTTCGACCTCGTTTCGGAAGAACTGGAACTGAAAGTACACGAAACCATCCTGGAAGTAAACCTGGGAGCTATGGTAGCCAACCTGAATCACTACCGCTCGATGCTCAAACCGGAAACTAAAATGGTGTGCATGGTGAAAGCGTCTGCTTATGGAGCAGGTTCGTACGAAATAGCCAAAACCCTTCAGGAGCATCACGCTGACTATCTGGCAGTGGCCGTAGCCGATGAAGGTTCCGACCTTCGCAAAGCAGGGATCACAGCCTCCATTATCATCATGGATCCCGAACTGACCGCTTTCAAAACCATGTTCGACTATAAACTGGAACCGGAAGTATACAATTTCCATTTACTCGACGCATTGATAAAAGCCGCCGAAAAAGAAGGTATCACCAACTTCCCCATTCACGTAAAACTGGATACGGGTATGCACCGATTGGGATTCGAAGAGAAAGACATCCCGCAACTGATTCGCCGGTTAAAGAACCAGAATGCACTGATTCCCCGCTCTGTCTTTTCCCATTTCGTAGGCAGTGATTCTGCCCAGTTCGACGCTTTTACCCGGCAGCAAATAGAACGATATGAAAAGATGTCAAAGGAACTGCAAGATGCATTCCCGCACAAAATACTGCGCCATATCTGCAACACAGCCGGTATCGAACGCTTCCCCGGTGCACAGTTCGACATGGTTCGTCTTGGCATCGGATTGTATGGAATCAGTCCGATCGATAACTCAATCATCAACAACGTGAGTACCTTGAAAACAACGATTCTCCAAATACGGGACGTGGCGGAAGAAGATACTGTAGGTTATAGCCGCAAAGGGCATCTGATACGCCCCTCACGTATCGCTGCTATACCCATCGGATATGCCGACGGCCTGAACCGCCATTTGGGATGCGGACATGGCTATTGCCTTGTCAATGGCAAAAAAGCCCCATACGTAGGAAATATCTGCATGGATGTGTGCATGATCGACGTAACGGATATTGATTGTAGAGAAGGTGATCAAGCTATCATCTTCGGTGACGAATTACCGATTACCGTCTTATCGGATGCGCTCGAAACCATCCCTTATGAAGTATTGACAGGCATTTCAACCCGGGTCAAGAGAGTATATTATCAAGATTAA
- a CDS encoding GSCFA domain-containing protein, whose translation MNLNTPVEIPSGFTPISHAQQLLIMGSCFAENIGTLLAENKFRIDINPFGILYNPRSISMALREIISQKQYKASDLFLHRECWHSPMHHGSFSAATLADTLRNIQSRVEQAHKELKQLDRLMLTFGTAYVYEQKETGKVVANCHKLPEKNFIRRRLEIDEIVEDYTLLLDELISLNPQLKILFTVSPIRHIRDGMHANQLSKSVLLLAIDRLMQRYPQVTCYFPSYEIVLDELRDYRFYADDMVHPSTLTVNYLWERFSETFFTPETQSLIKECETIRKAIAHKPFHPESEEHKRFLGQIVLKIERLNGKYPYLDFEKETNMCRLALQ comes from the coding sequence ATGAACCTGAATACTCCGGTAGAGATTCCATCTGGATTCACCCCCATCAGCCATGCCCAGCAACTGCTGATTATGGGTTCCTGCTTTGCAGAGAACATCGGTACCCTGCTTGCTGAAAATAAATTCCGGATCGATATCAATCCATTCGGTATCTTATATAATCCACGATCCATCTCAATGGCTTTGCGCGAAATCATCAGCCAAAAGCAATACAAAGCATCCGATCTGTTTCTGCATCGTGAATGTTGGCACAGCCCGATGCATCACGGCTCTTTCTCCGCCGCCACCCTTGCAGACACCTTACGGAATATCCAATCCCGTGTGGAACAGGCACATAAAGAGCTGAAACAACTTGACCGGCTTATGCTGACCTTCGGCACCGCATACGTATACGAACAAAAAGAGACAGGAAAGGTAGTGGCCAACTGTCACAAATTGCCTGAAAAGAATTTTATACGCCGCCGCCTTGAGATAGACGAGATAGTAGAAGACTATACCCTGCTATTGGACGAATTGATCTCTTTGAATCCTCAACTAAAGATCTTGTTCACAGTCAGCCCCATTCGCCACATACGAGACGGAATGCATGCCAACCAACTCAGTAAAAGCGTGCTGCTGCTTGCCATCGACCGACTGATGCAACGTTATCCACAGGTCACTTGCTACTTTCCTTCTTATGAAATAGTATTGGATGAACTTCGGGACTATCGCTTCTATGCAGATGACATGGTACACCCATCCACGTTGACCGTCAATTATCTATGGGAGCGTTTTTCGGAGACTTTCTTCACCCCCGAAACCCAAAGCCTAATCAAAGAGTGTGAAACGATACGAAAAGCGATTGCGCACAAACCTTTCCATCCCGAGTCGGAAGAGCATAAAAGATTTTTAGGACAAATTGTGTTAAAAATAGAACGACTTAACGGAAAATACCCGTACTTAGATTTCGAAAAAGAAACAAACATGTGCCGATTGGCGCTTCAATAA
- a CDS encoding BlaI/MecI/CopY family transcriptional regulator — translation MKRLTAKEEEIMGFFWEKGPLFVKEILAFYDEPRPHFNTLSTIVRGLEEKGFLAHHTYGNTYQYYAVVSESDFSKRTLKSVISKYFNNSYLSAVSSLVKEEDISLDDLKKLIQEVEQKNEE, via the coding sequence ATGAAAAGATTAACAGCAAAAGAAGAAGAGATTATGGGATTTTTCTGGGAGAAGGGTCCTTTGTTTGTGAAAGAGATACTGGCATTTTATGATGAGCCAAGACCACATTTCAATACTTTGTCTACAATTGTGCGCGGATTGGAAGAGAAGGGCTTTTTAGCACATCATACTTATGGCAATACCTATCAGTATTATGCGGTAGTCAGCGAATCGGACTTTAGTAAACGTACGCTGAAAAGTGTAATTAGCAAGTATTTCAATAATTCGTATCTCAGTGCTGTGTCGTCATTGGTGAAGGAAGAAGATATTTCGCTTGACGACCTCAAGAAGTTGATTCAGGAGGTGGAGCAAAAGAACGAAGAATAA